The Nitrospirae bacterium CG2_30_53_67 DNA segment TCGGTGGCAACATTCCCTGCAATCTCCACGGATTCTTTGGCATGTGAAGCCACCTCATGGATGCTCGTGTCGATCTCCGCTATGGTGGAGACAAGATCCTCAGACGAGGCCGAGAGGCGCTCGACTCCTTCCGCAATCTGTTTGATGGATGCGGTCATTTCAAAGATCGAAGAGGAGGTTCTTTCCACGGATTCGGAAAGAAGACCGGTGCTGTTGGCCACCTGATCGATAGAGGCCGTCATCTCCAGAATGGAAGAGGAGGTCTCCTCGGCCGAACTCGCCAGACTCTCGACACTCTGGCCGATCCCCTGGATGGAACGGGTGAGTTCCTCCACGGAAGAACAGGCCGAGTCCAGCGAATCCGCTTCATTCTTGGCCCCGCGGGTGATCTTCCTGGAATTTGTGGAGATGCTTTCGGCCATGATTGAAAGGGTTTTCGTGGCGCTGACAATATTCTTTAATACCGTTTTCAGGTGGGTTGCAATGTTCTGAATGGCGCCGGAGAGTTCCTGGATATCGGTCAGCGAACTGGTCGTCTCCCATATATCCAGATTCCCATCGGCAACCTTCCGGGCCGCCATCAGCATATCCTTCAACGGACTCAGGATCTTTTTCTGAATCAGCCAGGATGCAAAGGGGATCATGATACAGAGGGAAAGGAACCCGAACAGGAAGACCCGCTCCACGACCTCGATCCCGATCATCTCTCCCTGATCTTTTGACAGCACGTGAAAGAGAGGTAGAGAAGCAAAGATCAAGGTCAAAAATGCGATGGTTCCGAGGAGCAGCACGATGCGGCTGGTCAAACTTTTTGAAACAGCATGGTTTTGAAAAAAATTGGCCAACCCTGAGTCCTCCTTTTCATAAAAGGATGGTGGATTTTTTTTCTGAAAACATCTTCTTATAATTACAATGATGACCATGGGAAGCGGTTCAATTTCCCATATAAATATTACATCACAGATGTTTAACCTTGTAAACGTTTTTTTCTTGAATCCAGCCGGCTTATGCATTATTTTCTTAGGCTATGGAATGAGTTCCCGCATGGCCTCCTCTGACGGACAGCGGGAACCCGGCGGGAGGCGGCAATAAAGACCTGATATAAACCGCATATTCCCGCATTAAACATAATAAATGATGCGTCATACGGGAGTAACCATCCTGTAGCGAAGGTTTTACAGAGTTATCCAGTTTTTTTGGGGGAAACGGATCAAGAATCACCGGGCCGGCTGCTATCCCACGGGTCCGGGCTCTAAAGAGGAGCGGATGTCAACCATGGTTTTTTTTCTGGCTAAGCGGATCCTGATGATATTCCCGATGCTTCTGGGGATTACGGTGATCACATTTATCGTGATCCATCTCGCCCCGGGAAGCCCAACCGATTCGATCACTGAACTCAATCCGAGGGCCTCGGCACAAGCCAGGGAGAACCTCAAGCGGCTCTATGGCCTGGACAAACCCCTCCACATCCAGTATATGAATTGGGTCCGCCGCCTCGCCATGATGGATCTCGGCAGCTCTTTCACCGATGGGAGGAAGGTCCTCGACAAGATAAGAGAAAGACTACCCATCACCATCCTGATCAACGCCCTTTCCCTGTTCCTGATCATCATGACGGCCGCCCCCATAGGGATCATCTCAGCCACACGGCAGTACTCCCTCTTCGACAAGGCCACAACCGTCCTTGTTTTTATCGGCTTCGCCATGCCCACCTTCTGGCTGGCCCTCCTTCTCATCATCCTTTTCGGGGTCCAGCTCGGCTGGCTGCCGATCTCCGGCCTTCAG contains these protein-coding regions:
- a CDS encoding diguanylate cyclase, producing the protein MVFFLAKRILMIFPMLLGITVITFIVIHLAPGSPTDSITELNPRASAQARENLKRLYGLDKPLHIQYMNWVRRLAMMDLGSSFTDGRKVLDKIRERLPITILINALSLFLIIMTAAPIGIISATRQYSLFDKATTVLVFIGFAMPTFWLALLLIILFGVQLGWLPISGLQSMHAEELTFWQLFWDRSRHLVLPIFVSSFSGLAAYSRYMRSSMLEVIRQDYIRTARAKGLPERSVIYKHALRNAMMSTITIIGLAIPGLIGGSAIFEQIFAIPGMGKLFLDATWARDYPVVMGILVIGAFLTLVGNFIADIAYAMVDPRIRVEEIG